The Allocoprobacillus halotolerans nucleotide sequence ATGATTATTTATTTGTATATATGGATTATACCAGAAATGGTTTGTTTTTTGCGCCTATGTTTTTAATGCTGGGAAGTGTTATAAGTGAAGAATACTCTATTCATCAAAAGACATTTATTTTTACGGGTTGTATAAGTTTTGTATGTATGTTTATCGAATCTTTGTTATTGCATACAATGACTTCAATAAGACATGATGCGATGTATGTATTTTTACCTGTTGTTTGTTTTTGTCTATTTTATTTATGTATTCAATATCAGGGCAACAGACATCCGCTTTGTCAAAAATTATCCCTATATGTTTATATCTTTCATCCATTGATGATTGTTGTGGTAAGGATGATAGGAAAGTTTACACATCTCATGGTCTTTGTAGATAATAATTTTATTCAATTTTTACTTGTTGTTTGTGGTTCATTTGGTGTGGCTTACATGATTGTTTATTTATTGGAAAGGAAAAATGGATATGGTAGAAAAGTATAGCGATAGTCATAGAAGTTGGATTGAGATTGACCTATCAGCGTTAAGATATAATGTAAAACAATTATGTCGTTTTCTTGACACTCAGGAACAATTTATGGCTGTTGTGAAAGCAAATGCTTATGGTCATGGAATGATACGTATTTGTCAGGAATTAAATGCTATAGGTATAAAACAGTTTGCAGTAGCAACACTAGGAGAAGCCATTATATTAAGAAAACATCATATTGAGGGTGAAATATTGATATTGGGATATACAGATCCACAAAATATTGAAGAGATTAGACATTATCATTTAACACAGACATTGATTGATGATCATTATGCCTATCTTTTAGAACAACAACATGTCCACATTCAAGTTCATCTTGCCATTGATACAGGCATGCATCGTCTAGGTGTAGAAAGTTTAGAAACTCTCAAGAGGATTTTTGAATATTCCTATTTACATATCACAGGAGTATTTTCACATTTATGTGTTTGTGATGAAATCACTCCAGAACGTCAAGATTATACATATCAACAAATTGAATCTTTTCTACATAATATTCAACAACTTCAAAAAGCAGGTTATGACATTGGTAAAGCACATCTTTTAAGTAGTTATGGTTTATTACATTATCCTCAATATTGTTTTGACAATGTCAGAATGGGAATTTTAATGTATGGGGTAGATTCGTCATTTCCTAAACAAACTATTTGTTCTTTAAAACCAGTTCTTTCATTAAAATCAAAGATTGTGTTGATACGAGAAATTAAGAAAAATGAAACTGTTGGTTATGGTCGTAGCTTTCAAGCTCAACATGATATGAAAATAGCTGTTGTGCCAATCGGTTATGGTGATGGTTTACCACGTCTGCTTTCTAATCAGGGACATGTGATAGTCAATGGACAGTATGCTCCTATTATAGGACGTATTTGTATGGATCAGATGATGATAGATGTCAGTGATATAACTGATATACAAGTAGAAGATATAGTGACTGTTATTGGAGAAGATAAAATCAGACAAGATGTTGAAACATTAGCCAAACAGACTCAAACGATTTCTAATGAAATTTTATGTTGTTTAAGTCCTCGTTTGCCAAGAATTTATAAATATTAATATTTTATGAAACATAGTTTCATATTAATGATGCATTTTATATAAATTATGAAACTATTTTATAAAGTAACAAAAAGATATTTACTCTATAGTCAATATCTTTTAAAATGCAATTGTAAAAGAAATGGAGGACTTATCAATGATGAAATTACCTAAAGATTTTTTCTTTGGTGCAGCAATGTCTGGACCACAAACAGAAGGAAGTTATAATGTAGGAGGAAGACTTCGTTCTTATTGGGATATGTATTCTGATATGGAAATTAATGCTTTCCATAATAATGTCGGTTCTTATGTAGGAAATGATATGTATCACAAATATGAAGATGATATCAAGTTATTAAAAAGTATGAACTTTGAATCATTTAGAACATCAATGCAATGGACTAGATTATTAGATCAAGATGGAAATATTAATCCAGAAGGAGCAAAATGGTATCATCAATTAATTGATTGTGCGAATGAAAATGGTATTGATATTTTTATGAATATGTATCATTTTGATATGCCTGAATATTTAGTAAAACGTGGTGGATGGCAAAATCGTGAAGTTGTTGAAGCCTATGCAAATTTTGTAAAAAAAGCAATGGAAGAATTTGGTGATAAGATTAAATATTGGTTTACATTTAATGAACCAATTGTTGAACCTGAACAACAATTTTTACATGGTGTATGGTATCCATATCAAAAAGATTTTAAACAATCTATTAATGTACAGTACAATATTACTTTAGCTCACTGTTTAGCTGTGATGAATTTTAGAAAACTTCAAAAAGAAGGAAAAGTAAGAGCGGATGCTAAAATTGGTATGATTAACTGTTTTGCACCACCTTATACAAAAGAAAATCCGACTCCAGAAGATTTGGAAGCAGTGAGAATGACAGATGGTTTACACAATCGTTGGTGGTTAGATGTTGTGGCTCATGGTCATTTACCTGAAGATGTTTTAGATACTGTTGAAAATGATTGGAAAGTAGAATTGAATCGTCGTGTTGGAGATGAAGCCATTTTAGCACAGGGAAAAGTAGATTGGTTAGGATTTAACTATTATCAACCAACACGTGTTCAAGCACCTGATTCAAAATTTGATGAAAATGGTTTACCATGTATTTCAAAACCATATATCTGGCCAGAAAGAAAAATGAATGTTCATCGTGGATGGGAAATTTATCCTAAAGGAATCTATGATTTTGGTATGAAAATTAAAAAAGAATGTCCTGATTTACCTTTCTTTATTTCTGAAAATGGTATGGGTGTTGAAGGTGAAGAAAAATTCATGGATGAAAATGGTGTGATTCAAGATGATTATCGTATTGAATTTGTTAGAGATCATTTGGAATGGATTGCAAAAGCTATTGAAGATGGAGCTAACTGTTTAGGTTATCATTATTGGGGAGCTATTGATAACTGGTCTTGGTGTAATGCCTTTAAAAACCGTTATGGATTTGTTAGAGTTTGTCTTGATGATGGATATAAACGTAAAGAAAAGAAATCAGCAAACTGGATCAGAGAAGTTGCTCGTACAAAAGAATTTGAATAATAGATTAAGATTGTCTTAACGGACAATCTTTTTTATGAAACATTGTTTCATATTATATGAATAAAAAGTGAGTTTTATGAAACTTCATTATAAATTAAGTAGACTTCATTTACTCTTAAAACGATTTGTTATAAAATAAAAGATAGAGGAAAAAGGAGGAAATTATAGTGGAAAAGAAAATGCCAAAAGGTTTTTATTGGGGTGGTTCAGTATCATCATTCCAAACTGAAGGAGCAAGAAATGAAGGAGGAAAAGGTGTTTGTATTTATGATGTGAGACCTATGAATCCTGAATTTTCTGATTGGAATGTAGCAATTGATGAATATCATCGCTATGATGAAGATATTGCATTAATGAAAGAAATGGGATTTAATTTTTATCGTTTTTCAATCTGTTGGTCAAGAATTATTCCTAATGGAACTTTGGATGAACCTGTTAATGAAGAAGGTGTGAAATTTTATAATGAATTAATTGATAAATTATTGGCTGCTGGTATTGAACCAATGATTACTTTAGTTCATTTTGATATGCCTTATCATTTGGTTAAAAATTATAATGGGTTTGCATCTCGTTATGTTGTGGACTGCTTTGAAAGATATGCGAGAGTTTGTATTGAAAGATTTGGAGATCGTGTGAAACATTGGATGAGTTTCAATGAACAAAATTTACATGGCATGATGTTAAGAGTTTCTAATGCTGAAGAAATTCCTGAAGGTGTCAGTGAAGCAAAACATTTATATCAAGTGAATCATAATGTTTTCATTGCTCACTGTAAAGCTGTGAAAGCTTTAAGAGAATTACAACCTGATGCTAAGTTCTGTGGTATGGCTGCTGTAACAAATATTTATCCATACACAAATACACCTAAAAATAATTTATTTGCATGGCAAGCTTATCAATATATGAATGGTTTCCATGTTGATGTTTTTGCGAAAGGTAAATACCCTGATTATATGGTGGCATATCTTGAAAATAGAGGATGGATGCCTCATTTTGAAGAAGAAGATGAAGAATTATTAAAATATACAGTAGATTATATTGCATTTAGTTATTATCGTTCTAATACAATTACTGAAGGTGAATTTGATTTAGATAGACCATATCATGAAGTTGTCAATGAACATATTATTAAAAATCCTCATTGTGAAGCTAATGAATGGGGATGGGAAATTGATCCAATTGGATTTAGATGGACATTAAATGATTTACACAATCGTTCTAATTTACCTGTCTTTGTCTTAGAAAATGGTGTAGGTTGGCGTGAAGATATGACTCAAGAAGAAGTTGATGCCATGTTAGCTGCTGGAAAAACAATTGAAGATGACTATCGTATTAACTATCATAGAGATCATATTAGAGAAATGGAAAATGCGATGTTTGAAGAAGGTGTACCATGTTTAGGATATATTACATGGGGACCAATTGATATTCTAGCAAGTATGTGTAATATGGATAAACGTTATGGTTTTGTTTATGTTAATAGAACAAATAAAGATATTAGAGATTTAAAACGTATTCCTAAAAAATCATTCTATTGGGTTTCTAAAGTCTTTAAATCTAATGGAGAAGATTTAGATTAAATATTTTAAGTAAAAAGATTCGTTATCATTTATAGCGAATCTTTTGTTATGGCTATATCTTTTTGAAGATGGTTAAATATAATTTGCAAAGCAGAATCAATAGAAATATTTTTATCAAATATATATTCATTTATTTGGGAAAGTAAATCTTTTCCTATTCACCATCTACGCATTTCCTTTTCTCCAAACTCCAATTTTTTATCCCTTGTTTGATGATGTTTTAAAGTTTCATCAAAAGAAAGATCATAATAATAGGCCAAAATATCTGATTGATAAAGTTGTAAAGCTATTTGAAATAATGGTTCATACCAGTTACTATTGAAAATACCTTCAAAAATAGTATATTCACAATGCTAAAAACCATATTGAATCAATTCAGTAAGGAGAGGGATGGATAAATTATTCTTACCATCTCCAACCCATAACATTTCATGTCTAACCATATCTTGAGAAATAAGTAAAGTGTTTCTTCCTAATTTTTTTGTAATAGTTTTGCTAGAGTGGATTTTCCATTTCCAGAATTACCACGCATAATAATAAGAG carries:
- the vanT gene encoding serine racemase VanT catalytic subunit, with the translated sequence MVEKYSDSHRSWIEIDLSALRYNVKQLCRFLDTQEQFMAVVKANAYGHGMIRICQELNAIGIKQFAVATLGEAIILRKHHIEGEILILGYTDPQNIEEIRHYHLTQTLIDDHYAYLLEQQHVHIQVHLAIDTGMHRLGVESLETLKRIFEYSYLHITGVFSHLCVCDEITPERQDYTYQQIESFLHNIQQLQKAGYDIGKAHLLSSYGLLHYPQYCFDNVRMGILMYGVDSSFPKQTICSLKPVLSLKSKIVLIREIKKNETVGYGRSFQAQHDMKIAVVPIGYGDGLPRLLSNQGHVIVNGQYAPIIGRICMDQMMIDVSDITDIQVEDIVTVIGEDKIRQDVETLAKQTQTISNEILCCLSPRLPRIYKY
- a CDS encoding glycoside hydrolase family 1 protein, translated to MEKKMPKGFYWGGSVSSFQTEGARNEGGKGVCIYDVRPMNPEFSDWNVAIDEYHRYDEDIALMKEMGFNFYRFSICWSRIIPNGTLDEPVNEEGVKFYNELIDKLLAAGIEPMITLVHFDMPYHLVKNYNGFASRYVVDCFERYARVCIERFGDRVKHWMSFNEQNLHGMMLRVSNAEEIPEGVSEAKHLYQVNHNVFIAHCKAVKALRELQPDAKFCGMAAVTNIYPYTNTPKNNLFAWQAYQYMNGFHVDVFAKGKYPDYMVAYLENRGWMPHFEEEDEELLKYTVDYIAFSYYRSNTITEGEFDLDRPYHEVVNEHIIKNPHCEANEWGWEIDPIGFRWTLNDLHNRSNLPVFVLENGVGWREDMTQEEVDAMLAAGKTIEDDYRINYHRDHIREMENAMFEEGVPCLGYITWGPIDILASMCNMDKRYGFVYVNRTNKDIRDLKRIPKKSFYWVSKVFKSNGEDLD
- a CDS encoding glycoside hydrolase family 1 protein, with protein sequence MMKLPKDFFFGAAMSGPQTEGSYNVGGRLRSYWDMYSDMEINAFHNNVGSYVGNDMYHKYEDDIKLLKSMNFESFRTSMQWTRLLDQDGNINPEGAKWYHQLIDCANENGIDIFMNMYHFDMPEYLVKRGGWQNREVVEAYANFVKKAMEEFGDKIKYWFTFNEPIVEPEQQFLHGVWYPYQKDFKQSINVQYNITLAHCLAVMNFRKLQKEGKVRADAKIGMINCFAPPYTKENPTPEDLEAVRMTDGLHNRWWLDVVAHGHLPEDVLDTVENDWKVELNRRVGDEAILAQGKVDWLGFNYYQPTRVQAPDSKFDENGLPCISKPYIWPERKMNVHRGWEIYPKGIYDFGMKIKKECPDLPFFISENGMGVEGEEKFMDENGVIQDDYRIEFVRDHLEWIAKAIEDGANCLGYHYWGAIDNWSWCNAFKNRYGFVRVCLDDGYKRKEKKSANWIREVARTKEFE